One genomic window of Arachis hypogaea cultivar Tifrunner chromosome 8, arahy.Tifrunner.gnm2.J5K5, whole genome shotgun sequence includes the following:
- the LOC112706580 gene encoding uncharacterized protein, which produces MKMECGSDCLEELVKFTLSNSQNYHIALSTEFCSTLLKDDPTQPSSSLDLLEGVPLYPLYKRLALVLLKCMDSQTFFWTGSCNSSVTNEIDIASVQKKHSEWHKLILDKISEILNILKSVSFEIHVQEPFFSQLKDGLKTVEGRCAGGKYSRIGLGNLILVNKSVVFEVQGIRWYPTFADMLETENLGKVLPGVDSVEKGVEIYRRFYTEEKEKSNGVLAIGVSKHTLQPYIPLANLFSELSYEGVQGLLGLMHTAGTIPGALPPSRSTLLASFSLLCNPDVEGSSLTLGARALAKHACRSSSGYWGSLDGGDSNKNRLAMDVIKRLIAHCCWVNMHVVPPHGTVFEIRVAEGYGARWIEDGSKFIGFLEPYMEDGHSKGWKH; this is translated from the exons ATGAAAATGGAGTGTGGAAGCGATTGTTTAGAGGAGCTCGTGAAGTTCACTCTCTCCAACTCTCAGAATTACCATATTGCCCTTTCTACTGAATTCTGCTCCACCCTTCTCAAAGATGATCCCACACAACCATCTTCTTCACTCG ATTTGTTGGAAGGAGTGCCACTGTATCCATTGTACAAGCGTCTAGCATTAGTTCTCTTGAAATGCATGGATTCTCAAACGTTTTTCTGGACAGGATCATGCAATTCATCGGTGACCAATGAAATTGATATTGCTTCCGTGCAGAAGAAGCATTCCGAGTGGCACAAATTGATTTTGGATAAGATATCTGAGATACTGAAT ATTTTGAAGAGTGTCTCTTTTGAAATCCATGTTCAAGAACCATTTTTCTCACAGCTCAAAG ATGGCCTGAAAACAGTTGAAGGGAGGTGCGCCGGCGGCAAATACAGCAG GATTGGACTAGGAAACCTGATTCTGGTAAACAAATCTGTCGTGTTTGAAGTTCAG GGAATACGTTGGTATCCTACCTTTGCTGACATGTTGGAGACAGAAAACCTCGGGAAAGTTCTTCCAGGTGTTGACAGTGTCGAAAAAG GAGTAGAAATCTACCGGAGGTTTTACACAGAAGAGAAGGAAAAGTCAAATGGTGTTCTTGCAATTGGTGTTTCAAAACATACCCTTCAACCATACATTCCTTTGGCCAATTTATTCTCT GAATTAAGTTATGAAGGTGTTCAAGGCCTTCTAGGGTTGATGCATACAGCAGGGACAATTCCAGGTGCGCTTCCACCATCAAGATCAACTCTATTAGCATCATTTAGTTTGCTATGCAATCCAGAT GTTGAAGGTAGTTCCTTAACTCTTGGAGCTCGTGCATTGGCCAAACATGCTTGTAGGAGTAGCAGTGGTTATTGGGGGTCCCTGGATGGAGGTG ATTCTAATAAGAATAGACTTGCAATGGATGTAATTAAGCGCCTAATAGCACATTGTTGTTGGGTGAATATGCATGTTGTCCCGCCGCATGGAACCGTGTTCGAAATAAGGGTTGCTGAAGGATATGGCGCACGATGGATAGAAGATGGAAGCAAG TTTATTGGATTCTTAGAGCCCTACATGGAAGATGGTCACTCAAAAGGATGGAAACACTAG